One segment of Calliopsis andreniformis isolate RMS-2024a chromosome 1, iyCalAndr_principal, whole genome shotgun sequence DNA contains the following:
- the LOC143177275 gene encoding uncharacterized protein LOC143177275 isoform X8: MAAPVIEKKRFFCREWAFMKLSRCLEQRPASKTCGALIVGGPGSGKTALCAELAWPSAGANARHQRSLNRRLLARHFCQARSEASLSPAQFVRSLVAQLLQASSDGIHRASPSSPTPGSTTTTTTNTTTIPLTSREAVAEAYAEKLRTDPEIQAALQPDVLDRDPDDALKKALLFPLLEVEPPKSCLFLLVDSIDEGQTLNPPQTGTRDSRRENDNVSRTIAELLANHHHLFPQWLLLVCTARRQSKTISRMFTGFRKIALDDLRKPQVVRDVQQYILARLDQEDALRSKQTILCSIRQHISNDTAEMLNQLHIKSNGCFLYLEKVLDGVAENFIVLREVREIPGTLNGLYLWLCQRLFSRKQFAKVQPLLNVILAAKLPITPEILYKCVKTASASITLDDFNRRLHLLRRVISVSRAGALMLFHHSFAEWLLDVKHCTQKYLCFAVEGHAMLAAYYTLRGPDLNPDEICVLGQHLQRVITNVATTNCNLDVHSLQVLWMIGSGAPIENCYLDSSECILWPRQEIKLLRLLIDAGAKPSEKVVEDDASKDAISSSQVVSQDVSPMDESPSEPLTELLGESGDINQADSCGRTVLHTLAADGNASLLELALATCPQAKLEATDRHGQTPLNLAARHGYADVVRVLLAAGACADHADCDGWTALRAAAWGGHTQVVEMLLKHGALVDCADWDQRTALRAAAWGGHEDIVKALLQHGADVNRTDDEGRTALIAAAYMGHSEIVEHLLDFGAEINHADSDGRTALSVAALCVPSNHGYAKVVTILLERGAAVDHQDKDGMTPLLVAAFEGHRDVCELLLEYEADVDHCDATGRTPLWAAASMGHGSVVALLLFWGCYVDSIDNEGRTVLSVAAAQGGTDVVKQLLNRGLDEQHRDNSGWTPLHYAAFEGHIDVCEALLEAGAKIDETDNDGKGALMLAAQEGHATLVERLLEQHGAPIDQHAHDGKTALRLAALEGHYDTVRVLLSHNADVNAKDADGRSTLYILALENRLAMARFLLEHARADVESRDSEGRTPLHVSAWQGHVEMVALLLTEGAANVNACDNENRTPLHSAAWQGHAAIVRLLLEHGATPDHTCNQGATALGIAAQEGHEHCVRALLNHGADPSHSDHCGRNAIKVAAKSGHDTVVRLLEEHSANQRSLRPGINGGGSSSATSVTSNSTAETKPSSAILNPLSTQYSPAESPDSTKRRSCVSLGNNSSNSKSSSNLTGSTKSDQGKFNQNSMVNQVVLTERPHQQDTGIRYCGWRIVITKKRKSINKFFSFYLSKIKLPHMKK, translated from the exons ATGGCAGCGCCAGTGATCGAGAAGAAGCGGTTCTTCTGCCGCGAATGGGCGTTTATGAAACTGTCCCGCTGCTTGGAGCAGAGGCCAGCGTCCAAGACATGCGGGGCACTAATTGTCGGCGGTCCAGGAAGCGGTAAGACTGCTCTATGCGCCGAGCTGGCCTGGCCCTCAGCTGGCGCTAATGCTAGACACCAGAGGTCCTTGAATCGGAGACTACTCGCTAGACACTTTTGTCAAGCCAGGAGCGAGGCTTCCTTGTCGCCGGCGCAGTTTGTTAGGTCCTTGGTCGCTCAGCTGCTACAGGCTAGCTCCGATGGGATTCATAG AGCGTCGCCAAGCTCCCCGACTCCTGGTAGCACCACGACAACGACTACAAACACCACAACGATCCCTTTAACCTCTAGGGAAGCTGTGGCTGAGGCTTACGCCGAGAAGCTTAGGACAGATCCTGAGATACAAGCTGCGCTGCAGCCAGACGTCCTAGATAGAGACCCCGATGACGCTTTAAAGAAGGCTCTACTGTTCCCCTTGCTGGAGGTCGAGCCACCAAAGAGTTGTCTGTTCCTGTTGGTCGATTCCATCGACGAGGGGCAGACCCTGAACCCGCCGCAAACTGGTACCAGAGACTCGAGAAGGGAGAACGACAATGTCAGTAGAACTATCGCTGAACTGTTAGCCAACCATCACCACTTGTTCCCTCAGTGGCTGTTGCTAGTCTGTACTGCTCGACGTCAGAGCAAAACTATCTCCAGGATGTTCACTGGGTTCCGAAAGATCGCGTTGGATGATCTGAGGAAGCCCCAGGTGGTGAGGGATGTTCAGCAGTACATCCTTGCGCGGTTGGATCAAGAAGATGCTCTCAG GTCTAAACAGACGATTCTCTGTTCCATCAGACAGCACATCTCGAACGACACGGCCGAGATGCTGAACCAGCTGCACATCAAGAGCAATGGCTGTTTTCTGTACCTGGAGAAGGTTCTCGACGGGGTGGCCGAGAACTTCATCGTCTTGCGAGAGGTGCGAGAGATTCCAGGCACCCTGAACGGCCTCTACCTATGGCTGTGCCAGAGACTCTTCAGCAGGAAGCAGTTTGCCAAAGTCCAGCCGCTGTTAAACGTGATCCTGGCAGCCAAGCTGCCCATCACTCCAGAGATTCTCTACAAATGCGTGAAAACAGCCAGCGCGAGCATCACCCTCGACGACTTCAATCGACGTCTGCACCTTCTTCGCAGAGTGATCTCGGTTTCCCGCGCTGGCGCGCTGATGCTGTTCCATCACAGTTTCGCCGAATGGCTACTCGACGTTAAACACTGTACACAGAAGTATCTGTGCTTCGCTGTCGAGGGTCACGCCATGCTGGCCGCGTATTACACCCTTCGCGGGCCAGACTTGAACCCTGATGAAATCTGTGTGCTGGGGCAACATCTGCAGCGAGTTATCACCAATGTGGCCACTACTAACTGCAATTTGGACGTGCACAGTCTTCAGGTACTCTGGATGATCGGCAGCGGAGCACCGATCGAGAATTGCTACTTAGATAGCTCCGAGTGTATCCTCTGGCCCAGGCAGGAGATCAAACTGTTGAGATTACTCATTGATGCTGGGGCTAAACCATCGGAGAAGGTCGTGGAAGATGATGCCAGCAAGGATGCTATTTCTTCTAGTCAGGTA GTCTCGCAAGACGTAAGTCCTATGGATGAATCTCCTAGTGAACCATTAACGGAACTCCTCGGCGAGAGCGGGGACATCAATCAAGCTGATTCTTGCGGGCGAACAGTGCTGCACACGCTTGCTGCGGATGGCAATGCATCCCTGCTAGAGCTTGCTCTAGCCACTTGTCCTCAG GCGAAACTGGAAGCTACTGACCGTCATGGTCAGACACCCTTGAACTTAGCAGCCAGACACGGTTACGCGGACGTGGTTCGTGTACTCCTAGCTGCTGGAGCCTGTGCAGACCATGCTGACTGCGACGGTTGGACCGCCCTCAGAGCTGCTGCCTGGGGCGGGCACACTCAG GTGGTCGAAATGCTGTTGAAGCACGGGGCATTGGTGGATTGCGCCGACTGGGATCAACGAACTGCGCTGAGAGCGGCCGCGTGGGGTGGCCACGAAGACATCGTTAAAGCACTTCTGCAGCACGGCGCCGACGTCAACAGAACGGATGACGAGGGCAGAACCGCTTTAATTGCCGCTGCCTACATGGGTCACAGCGAGATCGTTGAACACCTTCTAGACTTCGGCGCGGAGATCAATCACGCCGATAGCGACGGGAGGACTGCTCTCAGCGTCGCTGCTCTGTGTGTTCCCTCGAATCATGGCTATGCAAAA GTGGTTACAATACTCCTAGAGAGAGGTGCCGCCGTTGATCACCAAGACAAAGATGGCATGACACCTTTGTTAGTTGCTGCGTTCGAGGGGCATAGAGACGTCTGTGAGTTGCTCTTGGAATATGAGGCAGACGTGGATCACTGTGATGCCACGGGTCGCACACCTTTGTGGGCAGCTGCCAGCATGGGCCACGGATCTGTCGTTGCACTTTTGCTATTCTGGGGATGTTACGTAGACAGCATTGACAACGAGGGTAGGACTGTTCTGAGCGTGGCTGCTGCACAAGGTGGTacggatgtggtgaagcaactgcTGAACAGAG gtttggacGAGCAACACAGAGACAATTCCGGCTGGACACCTTTGCACTACGCAGCATTTGAGGGTCATATAGACGTTTGCGAGGCATTGTTGGAAGCTGGTGCCAAAATTGACGAAACTGACAACGATGGGAAAGGAGCTTTGATGCTCGCTGCACAAGAGGGACACGCTACCTTAGTTGAGAGGCTACTCGAGCAACATGGTGCACCGATTGATCAACATGctcatgatgggaaaactgcctTGAG ACTTGCAGCTCTGGAAGGACACTACGATACTGTCAGAGTGCTACTATCTCACAATGCTGATGTGAATGCGAAGGATGCAGATGGCAGAAGCACTCTCTACATCCTCGCTTTGGAAAACAGACTAGCAATGGCACGATTTCTGTTGGAACATGCGCGCGCTGATGTGGAAAGCAGAGATTCAGAA GGTAGAACTCCTCTACACGTGAGTGCTTGGCAAGGACACGTCGAGATGGTAGCTTTATTACTAACAGAaggtgcagccaatgtgaatgcCTGCGACAACGAAAACAGAACTCCGCTACACTCTGCAGCGTGGCAAGGCCACGCAGCTATTGTCAGACTGCTCTTGGAACATGGAGCTACTCCTGATCACACTTGCAATCAAGGCGCAACGGCTCTAG GCATTGCTGCACAAGAAGGACACGAACACTGTGTGCGAGCACTCCTGAATCACGGTGCTGATCCCAGTCACTCTGATCATTGTGGACGGAACGCCATCAAAGTGGCTGCAAAAAGTGGCCATGACACTGTGGTTAGGCTACTCGAAGAACATTCTGCTAATCAACGAAGTTTGAGACCTGGCATTAATGGAG GTGGAAGTAGTAGTGCTACTTCAGTGACctcgaattcaacggcagaaacgAAACCATCGTcggcgattctgaatcctctctcGACTCAGTACAGCCCAGCAGAATCCCCAGACTCGACGAAGAGGAGAAGCTGCGTGTCCCTAGGCAATAACTCTAGTAATAGCAAATCCAGTAGTAATTTGACAGGCAGCACAAAAAGCGATCAAGGGAAATTCAACCAGAACTCGATGGTGAATCAG GTTGTATTGACAGAAAGACCTCATCAGCAAGACACTGGAATCCGTTATTGCGGTTGGCGAATCGTAATCACCAAAAAGCGAAAGTcaataaacaaatttttctcCTTTTATTTGAGCAAAATCAAATTACCTCACATGAAAAAGTGA
- the LOC143177275 gene encoding uncharacterized protein LOC143177275 isoform X7: MAAPVIEKKRFFCREWAFMKLSRCLEQRPASKTCGALIVGGPGSGKTALCAELAWPSAGANARHQRSLNRRLLARHFCQARSEASLSPAQFVRSLVAQLLQASSDGIHRASPSSPTPGSTTTTTTNTTTIPLTSREAVAEAYAEKLRTDPEIQAALQPDVLDRDPDDALKKALLFPLLEVEPPKSCLFLLVDSIDEGQTLNPPQTGTRDSRRENDNVSRTIAELLANHHHLFPQWLLLVCTARRQSKTISRMFTGFRKIALDDLRKPQVVRDVQQYILARLDQEDALRSKQTILCSIRQHISNDTAEMLNQLHIKSNGCFLYLEKVLDGVAENFIVLREVREIPGTLNGLYLWLCQRLFSRKQFAKVQPLLNVILAAKLPITPEILYKCVKTASASITLDDFNRRLHLLRRVISVSRAGALMLFHHSFAEWLLDVKHCTQKYLCFAVEGHAMLAAYYTLRGPDLNPDEICVLGQHLQRVITNVATTNCNLDVHSLQVLWMIGSGAPIENCYLDSSECILWPRQEIKLLRLLIDAGAKPSEKVVEDDASKDAISSSQVVSQDVSPMDESPSEPLTELLGESGDINQADSCGRTVLHTLAADGNASLLELALATCPQAKLEATDRHGQTPLNLAARHGYADVVRVLLAAGACADHADCDGWTALRAAAWGGHTQVVEMLLKHGALVDCADWDQRTALRAAAWGGHEDIVKALLQHGADVNRTDDEGRTALIAAAYMGHSEIVEHLLDFGAEINHADSDGRTALSVAALCVPSNHGYAKVVTILLERGAAVDHQDKDGMTPLLVAAFEGHRDVCELLLEYEADVDHCDATGRTPLWAAASMGHGSVVALLLFWGCYVDSIDNEGRTVLSVAAAQGGTDVVKQLLNRGLDEQHRDNSGWTPLHYAAFEGHIDVCEALLEAGAKIDETDNDGKGALMLAAQEGHATLVERLLEQHGAPIDQHAHDGKTALRLAALEGHYDTVRVLLSHNADVNAKDADGRSTLYILALENRLAMARFLLEHARADVESRDSEGRTPLHVSAWQGHVEMVALLLTEGAANVNACDNENRTPLHSAAWQGHAAIVRLLLEHGATPDHTCNQGATALGIAAQEGHEHCVRALLNHGADPSHSDHCGRNAIKVAAKSGHDTVVRLLEEHSANQRSLRPGINGGGSSSATSVTSNSTAETKPSSAILNPLSTQYSPAESPDSTKRRSCVSLGNNSSNSKSSSNLTGSTKSDQGKFNQNSMVNQVIKVVLTERPHQQDTGIRYCGWRIVITKKRKSINKFFSFYLSKIKLPHMKK, encoded by the exons ATGGCAGCGCCAGTGATCGAGAAGAAGCGGTTCTTCTGCCGCGAATGGGCGTTTATGAAACTGTCCCGCTGCTTGGAGCAGAGGCCAGCGTCCAAGACATGCGGGGCACTAATTGTCGGCGGTCCAGGAAGCGGTAAGACTGCTCTATGCGCCGAGCTGGCCTGGCCCTCAGCTGGCGCTAATGCTAGACACCAGAGGTCCTTGAATCGGAGACTACTCGCTAGACACTTTTGTCAAGCCAGGAGCGAGGCTTCCTTGTCGCCGGCGCAGTTTGTTAGGTCCTTGGTCGCTCAGCTGCTACAGGCTAGCTCCGATGGGATTCATAG AGCGTCGCCAAGCTCCCCGACTCCTGGTAGCACCACGACAACGACTACAAACACCACAACGATCCCTTTAACCTCTAGGGAAGCTGTGGCTGAGGCTTACGCCGAGAAGCTTAGGACAGATCCTGAGATACAAGCTGCGCTGCAGCCAGACGTCCTAGATAGAGACCCCGATGACGCTTTAAAGAAGGCTCTACTGTTCCCCTTGCTGGAGGTCGAGCCACCAAAGAGTTGTCTGTTCCTGTTGGTCGATTCCATCGACGAGGGGCAGACCCTGAACCCGCCGCAAACTGGTACCAGAGACTCGAGAAGGGAGAACGACAATGTCAGTAGAACTATCGCTGAACTGTTAGCCAACCATCACCACTTGTTCCCTCAGTGGCTGTTGCTAGTCTGTACTGCTCGACGTCAGAGCAAAACTATCTCCAGGATGTTCACTGGGTTCCGAAAGATCGCGTTGGATGATCTGAGGAAGCCCCAGGTGGTGAGGGATGTTCAGCAGTACATCCTTGCGCGGTTGGATCAAGAAGATGCTCTCAG GTCTAAACAGACGATTCTCTGTTCCATCAGACAGCACATCTCGAACGACACGGCCGAGATGCTGAACCAGCTGCACATCAAGAGCAATGGCTGTTTTCTGTACCTGGAGAAGGTTCTCGACGGGGTGGCCGAGAACTTCATCGTCTTGCGAGAGGTGCGAGAGATTCCAGGCACCCTGAACGGCCTCTACCTATGGCTGTGCCAGAGACTCTTCAGCAGGAAGCAGTTTGCCAAAGTCCAGCCGCTGTTAAACGTGATCCTGGCAGCCAAGCTGCCCATCACTCCAGAGATTCTCTACAAATGCGTGAAAACAGCCAGCGCGAGCATCACCCTCGACGACTTCAATCGACGTCTGCACCTTCTTCGCAGAGTGATCTCGGTTTCCCGCGCTGGCGCGCTGATGCTGTTCCATCACAGTTTCGCCGAATGGCTACTCGACGTTAAACACTGTACACAGAAGTATCTGTGCTTCGCTGTCGAGGGTCACGCCATGCTGGCCGCGTATTACACCCTTCGCGGGCCAGACTTGAACCCTGATGAAATCTGTGTGCTGGGGCAACATCTGCAGCGAGTTATCACCAATGTGGCCACTACTAACTGCAATTTGGACGTGCACAGTCTTCAGGTACTCTGGATGATCGGCAGCGGAGCACCGATCGAGAATTGCTACTTAGATAGCTCCGAGTGTATCCTCTGGCCCAGGCAGGAGATCAAACTGTTGAGATTACTCATTGATGCTGGGGCTAAACCATCGGAGAAGGTCGTGGAAGATGATGCCAGCAAGGATGCTATTTCTTCTAGTCAGGTA GTCTCGCAAGACGTAAGTCCTATGGATGAATCTCCTAGTGAACCATTAACGGAACTCCTCGGCGAGAGCGGGGACATCAATCAAGCTGATTCTTGCGGGCGAACAGTGCTGCACACGCTTGCTGCGGATGGCAATGCATCCCTGCTAGAGCTTGCTCTAGCCACTTGTCCTCAG GCGAAACTGGAAGCTACTGACCGTCATGGTCAGACACCCTTGAACTTAGCAGCCAGACACGGTTACGCGGACGTGGTTCGTGTACTCCTAGCTGCTGGAGCCTGTGCAGACCATGCTGACTGCGACGGTTGGACCGCCCTCAGAGCTGCTGCCTGGGGCGGGCACACTCAG GTGGTCGAAATGCTGTTGAAGCACGGGGCATTGGTGGATTGCGCCGACTGGGATCAACGAACTGCGCTGAGAGCGGCCGCGTGGGGTGGCCACGAAGACATCGTTAAAGCACTTCTGCAGCACGGCGCCGACGTCAACAGAACGGATGACGAGGGCAGAACCGCTTTAATTGCCGCTGCCTACATGGGTCACAGCGAGATCGTTGAACACCTTCTAGACTTCGGCGCGGAGATCAATCACGCCGATAGCGACGGGAGGACTGCTCTCAGCGTCGCTGCTCTGTGTGTTCCCTCGAATCATGGCTATGCAAAA GTGGTTACAATACTCCTAGAGAGAGGTGCCGCCGTTGATCACCAAGACAAAGATGGCATGACACCTTTGTTAGTTGCTGCGTTCGAGGGGCATAGAGACGTCTGTGAGTTGCTCTTGGAATATGAGGCAGACGTGGATCACTGTGATGCCACGGGTCGCACACCTTTGTGGGCAGCTGCCAGCATGGGCCACGGATCTGTCGTTGCACTTTTGCTATTCTGGGGATGTTACGTAGACAGCATTGACAACGAGGGTAGGACTGTTCTGAGCGTGGCTGCTGCACAAGGTGGTacggatgtggtgaagcaactgcTGAACAGAG gtttggacGAGCAACACAGAGACAATTCCGGCTGGACACCTTTGCACTACGCAGCATTTGAGGGTCATATAGACGTTTGCGAGGCATTGTTGGAAGCTGGTGCCAAAATTGACGAAACTGACAACGATGGGAAAGGAGCTTTGATGCTCGCTGCACAAGAGGGACACGCTACCTTAGTTGAGAGGCTACTCGAGCAACATGGTGCACCGATTGATCAACATGctcatgatgggaaaactgcctTGAG ACTTGCAGCTCTGGAAGGACACTACGATACTGTCAGAGTGCTACTATCTCACAATGCTGATGTGAATGCGAAGGATGCAGATGGCAGAAGCACTCTCTACATCCTCGCTTTGGAAAACAGACTAGCAATGGCACGATTTCTGTTGGAACATGCGCGCGCTGATGTGGAAAGCAGAGATTCAGAA GGTAGAACTCCTCTACACGTGAGTGCTTGGCAAGGACACGTCGAGATGGTAGCTTTATTACTAACAGAaggtgcagccaatgtgaatgcCTGCGACAACGAAAACAGAACTCCGCTACACTCTGCAGCGTGGCAAGGCCACGCAGCTATTGTCAGACTGCTCTTGGAACATGGAGCTACTCCTGATCACACTTGCAATCAAGGCGCAACGGCTCTAG GCATTGCTGCACAAGAAGGACACGAACACTGTGTGCGAGCACTCCTGAATCACGGTGCTGATCCCAGTCACTCTGATCATTGTGGACGGAACGCCATCAAAGTGGCTGCAAAAAGTGGCCATGACACTGTGGTTAGGCTACTCGAAGAACATTCTGCTAATCAACGAAGTTTGAGACCTGGCATTAATGGAG GTGGAAGTAGTAGTGCTACTTCAGTGACctcgaattcaacggcagaaacgAAACCATCGTcggcgattctgaatcctctctcGACTCAGTACAGCCCAGCAGAATCCCCAGACTCGACGAAGAGGAGAAGCTGCGTGTCCCTAGGCAATAACTCTAGTAATAGCAAATCCAGTAGTAATTTGACAGGCAGCACAAAAAGCGATCAAGGGAAATTCAACCAGAACTCGATGGTGAATCAGGTAATAAAA GTTGTATTGACAGAAAGACCTCATCAGCAAGACACTGGAATCCGTTATTGCGGTTGGCGAATCGTAATCACCAAAAAGCGAAAGTcaataaacaaatttttctcCTTTTATTTGAGCAAAATCAAATTACCTCACATGAAAAAGTGA